Proteins from a genomic interval of Fundulus heteroclitus isolate FHET01 chromosome 21, MU-UCD_Fhet_4.1, whole genome shotgun sequence:
- the LOC118556781 gene encoding uncharacterized protein LOC118556781, producing the protein MATVKNPHTRGEYRLCGCGNKISGKDTHPVCSTCLGVDHARSALEVPGSCGHCKVFTVKSLRRRLARQVSISDRDPFLPTAAHEAAAEEDEVMAGEAPETGYDWSAQCEQLRAPLFPEEDVLDVSPMEEDDDASFLISEDEEEDDIFMAPVQTEKPKLPSPSTREDRGASSPAPSLHVDLLDVCKRAAEKLEIPWPIAIAEPTRSRYEGKRLPLARNAMKQLLPVFPELLTELSKTWTSCPYSNRSPIAGAASLDCEAMDAHGFFSMPPVEVPVAAHLCPGSASQLSAASTRRPTLPAKPDRFQSALTERAYKAAALSARALNALSILTAYQAELFGASAEEQDPDAWEEMAVIADLSVRIQRVSVQATGKVMATLVVQERARWLSLANLTDRERDDILDMPIVPEGIFGSALATMQQRCEAKKKDNEALKLCLPRKAPAPSPPVQRKTFGQAASQPPRFKMPRRPPPPGQPLPMRKERGAGWHGKSASPTAAPPLPTAAATSVPRAMKKKRAA; encoded by the exons ATGGCAACCGTGAAAAACCCTCACACCAGAGGAGAATACCGTCTTTGTGGTTGCGGGAACAAAATTTCGGGGAAGGACACCCACCCTGTGTGCAGTACCTGTCTGGGGGTCGACCACGCCAGGTCAGCCCTCGAAGTTCCTGGGTCCTGTGGGCACTGCAAAGTGTTCACGGTCAAGAGCCTCAGACGAAGACTAGCCCGCCAGGTTAGCATCTCGGACCGTGACCCATTCCTCCCCACCGCCGCCCACGAGGCAGCCGCGGAGGAGGACGAGGTCATGGCTGGGGAAGCCCCGGAGACTGGCTACGACTGGAGTGCCCAGTGCGAGCAGCTCCGTGCCCCCCTGTTTCCCGAGGAAGACGTGCTGGATGTTAGCCCCATGGAGGAGGATGACGACGCCTCGTTCCTCATATCAGAGGACGAGGAAGAGGATGACATCTTCATGGCGCCAGTCCAGACTGAAAAGCCGAAGCTGCCGAGCCCTTCCACCAGGGAAGACAGGGGAGCGAGCTCACCAGCTCCCTCCCTCCATGTGGACCTGCTCGACGTGTGCAAACGCGCGGCAGAGAAACTGGAGATCCCCTGGCCGATTGCAATAGCGGAGCCCACCCGGTCCCGCTATGAAGGCAAACGGCTTCCCTTGGCGCGAAACGCgatgaagcagcttcttcctgtCTTCCCCGAGTTGCTGACTGAGCTCTCCAAAACATGGACTAGCTGCCCGTACAGCAACAGGAGCCCCATTGCGGGCGCGGCATCCCTCGATTGCGAGGCGATGGACGCCCATGGCTTCTTCTCCATGCCTCCGGTGGAAGTCCCGGTAGCTGCTCATCTCTGCCCAGGCAGCGCGAGCCAGCTGTCCGCGGCTTCCACCAGGCGCCCGACGCTGCCAGCTAAGCCCGATCGTTTTCAGTCTGCGCTGACCGAAAGGGCGTACAAAGCAGCTGCCCTCTCGGCCAGAGCCCTCAACGCCCTCTCCATCCTCACCGCCTACCAAGCGGAGTTGTTTGGCGCGTCCGCTGAG GAGCAAGACCCGGATGCGTGGGAGGAAATGGCGGTCATCGCCGATTTGTCTGTCCGCATCCAACGTGTCTCGGTCCAGGCCACGGGAAAAGTGATGGCAACCCTCGTCGTCCAGGAGCGAGCGAGATGGCTCAGTCTCGCTAACCTGACCGACAGGGAGCGGGATGACATCCTGGATATGCCAATCGTCCCTGAAGGCATCTTCGGCTCCGCATTGGCCACAATGCAGCAGAGATGCGAGGCAAAAAAGAAGGACAACGAGGCCCTCAAGCTTTGTCTCCCTCGGAAAGCCCCAGCGCCTTCACCTCCGGTGCAGCGCAAAACCTTTGGGCAAGCTGCCTCCCAGCCGCCGCGCTTTAAAATGCCGAGACGGCCACCACCACCTGGCCAGCCCCTCCCGATGAGGAAGGAGCGCGGAGCCGGCTGGCATGGGAAATCCGCCTCCCCGACCGCTGCGCCGCCGCTGCCCACAGCCGCCGCGACCTCGGTCCCCCGGgcgatgaagaaaaagagagcggCCTGA